Within the Medicago truncatula cultivar Jemalong A17 chromosome 4, MtrunA17r5.0-ANR, whole genome shotgun sequence genome, the region ACTTCTCTTCCTCTTGATTATTTTCTGTGCTTTCCAAACAAAATCTAAGGGGTTAGATAGGCTGGGTTGGCTTAACTTTGGGATTGGTATATGTAAGAAAGAAATATGATTCCCCCAAGGAGATTTTGAATCAGCCTTTGTCATATCTTGGATTGATTGGTAACTTCCAATGTTCCTGGTACTGAGCAGCACCAATCCTgttgaatttgatgttgttGCCTTATTGTCAATCTCTTGCATGTATAGCCTAATCCCATAGAAAATTACCCCAGTAATCACATCATTTATTGTCTGCAATACCAAAAAACACTATGTTAGAACTAATTTAGCTTAAtgtaatgaaatatatatatagtacgACTAGTCTTCGTGAGCTtatctcagttggtaaggacattGTATAATACATACAAGggccggggttcaaacctcggacacccaacttctccacatttaaatgtGTGACCTCCAGTCACTCgactatttgaccaaaaaataatatatatagtacgactataattaaaaaactaTAACTAAGGTGACCTAACAAATTGtatgaacatatatatatatatatatatatatagatccTCTGCCGCTATTAGTAGGGTGTTGCCGTTGTAGGGACATTGTGTCGATACAGCTACAACACCGTACTGCAGTGCTAGAGGATCAACCAATATACAAATTGTATATAAATTAATCTTACCACTCCAAGCTTAGACTTGATTGTTATGATTTCATCGAGAGAGAATGATAGGTTTGATAGTGCACAAGGCAGAAACTCTGAACCTTCCTCACCATTCCATATAGGTGATTTATCATCTTCAATTATTGAACTTTTCAATATACTCCATCCAAAATCAGAGATTGAATTGAAAAGGGAGAATATGGTTGAAGGGAACCACTTGAAAAAGCCTCTCTTGGGAGTTAACAATTGTGATGACTTGCGGTTAGGAAAAGACAAAGGAAGAGAAGGATCATCAGCTCTATGAAGACAAGAAAGAAGAGCACCCATGAGAGAGTAACCATCACCAAGTGCATGATGAAGTTTGAATATTATGGTGTAAGCAGCATTGCTTGTTGGATACTTGATAACATGTATTTCCCAAAGGGGTTTGTCTTTTGGTGTCCTTTCTATTAATATCTTTGACACATAGTCATCAAAATCTTGATCATAGAATTCAATTGACTCATTTTTAGGGAACACTGGAACCTTAAAATGATCTTTTGGATTTACCTCTACTTTTTTCCATTTCATATTTCCATCTTTATCTCTCACCTATATACATGGTTGCATGCATATGCACATGTTAATATTTGTTATATGATAAATATGTAAGGAAATATAAACActaaaacacataaaaaagtACGTACTATTATGGAGGAGAAGCGTGGATTGATAGGTAAGAACAAATGTTGGATCAAATACATAGCTTGAGAGTCATCAATTGGAATTTCTAATtccaaaaatccaaaaacataTGAACATAGGGGAGGGGTGTTGAAATATTGTCCACTTGGACTTACTGGCTCAGTTAGATCTTCAAAGTTGTCCATTGATTATACTATGCACTAAGCACTTGTATTTTCAATGTTGGCACTTGGCACTGGGTACTTACTTATAGCATGCCAGCACAATTTGATTGGATCCTCACATCTGGTGTGACATTCATGCCAGCACAATTTCATTATATTTCCATAATTTGTTTTACATAGTCTCACACCTCTTCTTTTgtcctaaaataaaaaagaagataaaatttgcaaatttgaat harbors:
- the LOC25492901 gene encoding O-acyltransferase WSD1, with product MDNFEDLTEPVSPSGQYFNTPPLCSYVFGFLELEIPIDDSQAMYLIQHLFLPINPRFSSIIVRDKDGNMKWKKVEVNPKDHFKVPVFPKNESIEFYDQDFDDYVSKILIERTPKDKPLWEIHVIKYPTSNAAYTIIFKLHHALGDGYSLMGALLSCLHRADDPSLPLSFPNRKSSQLLTPKRGFFKWFPSTIFSLFNSISDFGWSILKSSIIEDDKSPIWNGEEGSEFLPCALSNLSFSLDEIITIKSKLGVTINDVITGVIFYGIRLYMQEIDNKATTSNSTGLVLLSTRNIGSYQSIQDMTKADSKSPWGNHISFLHIPIPKLSQPSLSNPLDFVWKAQKIIKRKRSTFTVFLTEWLLDMQLKLRGHEAVAKHLYGTLRNSSVVMSNLIGPVEPMALANHPVKGLYFIMSGAPESIDIAVMSYARILRITLKTQKDLIDEQKFKLCMARAFEIISKAASMEIPNKKKIK